The Eulemur rufifrons isolate Redbay unplaced genomic scaffold, OSU_ERuf_1 scaffold_84, whole genome shotgun sequence genome contains the following window.
CCCTGTTCAGGGAATGAGTACTTGAAGGGCATCGTCCAACAAGGCATTCAAATGACTTACTTATCGGCGGACAGCGAGACACATGGAACGAATGAATACTTTTGAAACATACCCCTGTCAAGAGCCAGTAAGAATGAATACGTTTTGAATGTAAAACAGAGTGTGTtctaaaacaagaaaggaaaaataacttgTGATTCAGCGTCAAAGCCAAAAGGGATCCCGCGGCTGGGGAGGACCCGGAACGGGGCGGTCCGGCCTGGGAAGGGAAACCCCAcccgcctccccagcccccgccgggcAGCTGAGCCCACAAGTAGGAAGAAAACGGCCCGGAGCCCAGGGCCAGCGGGCTGCGGTGCTGACACGTGGGCTGCGGGTGACAGCGCCCGCAGGGTTTGGAGAGGACTTTGGAATTTTCGGGCAAGCGTTGGGCAACAAGTTAAGAAACGTGTTTTCAGAGAATTCCACGCCAGCGCCGCCTTGCAGAATCCTTAATTCACCACTTTCCCGCCGGGTCTGGGTCCCTCTCGTCTCTCCCACGCCAAGGGCCCCTGAAAGACCCGCGGCAGCCGCGACGCCGAGACCAGGGCGCCGCCTCCCGCAGGCCGGTCCGCGAGGCCGCGCCCCGGgacggagccggagccggagccgcgCCCCGGACGGGAGCGGGTCGGGCCGGCGCCTCCACCGCGGCCCGTCAGGCCGGCCCGGCGACCCCGAGCCTGGGGCTGGCGGTCCCGAGCGGGCGGCGGGCTTGGGCCGCGCACTCACCGTTCGCTGCCGCGGGCGCCTGCGGGGGCGTCTACATGCCGGGCCGAGCCCGCCCCGCCGCCGGCCGTAGCTGCCCGGCCCCCCACGCCGCGGCCGCCCGCCGCGCCATGGCCGCTCGGACCGGCGCCGGCGCCGCCGAGCGACGCGCCGCGGCCGCCAGTGCGCAGGCGCGGCCGCCACGCATGCGCCGTGCCGGGCACGTggggcgcgccgggcccgggctCCGGGACCCCCCGCGCGGGGGCGGCGGGGACGGCGCGCGCAGAGCTGGGCGGCACGGGCTGCGTCTCCACTCACCTGGCGGCGGTAGCGCGTCCCGTCTGCGCCATGTGTGGGCCGCCGGCGCAaccctgccccgcgctccgccaGGTGTGCGGCTCTGGGAGCGCAGGTGCCCGAGGCGCGGCCCCGCCCGCGGCAGACTCCTTAATTACCAGGTGTGACCCGGCGCGACCAGACCGGATTTGGCTGAGACTTCCCCGCCCCGCGGCTACCGGGGACTCAAGCCCGCCCGGCCTGCCCCGGCGCCTGGGCCTGGCTCCGAGCCCGCAGCAGAGGGCGCGGCGGCTGCGGCTGGCGGGCGTGGAGCGCCGTTGTGCGCCGCGGGCCGCAGGACGGTGGGGGGAAGGGCCAGGGCCCCGAGCGGACTCCGCGCAGCCCGGGCACTCGCTGCGCCAGGGCTGCCCACCGCGAGGGCGTCCGGGCGTCCGTGTCCCGCCACGGGCCAGGCTCCAACCTCTACTGCTGGGCCGCTGTGGATTAAATGGGCGGTGTTCCGCCAGGTGCTCTGTCACCTGCTGGCTCCCCAAGACTCTTCCagccattgttttctttctttttttttctttgagaaaggatctcgctctgtcacctgggtggagtgcagtggcgtcagcctagctcacggcaacctcaaactcccgggctcaagtgatcctcttacctcagcctcctgagtagctgggactacaggctgctGGACACCActcccggccaattttttctatttttaatagagacagggcctcgctattgcccaggctggctggaactcctgacctcaagtggtcctcccaccttggcctcccagcgttCTGGGATtccagacgtgagccaccacccgGCCCCAGCCATTGTTTTCTAAGGTTCATTCTTTGTCTACACTCCCCAACATGGATAGCCTGGCTCCAGCCTTGTGTGGACTGCTCTGCAGGCTTTGCCCACATTCGCATACCTGCTGTGGTCAGGATGCTCTAGGGCCAGGACTTCTGGGGCCTGTGTCCAGAGACTGGGAACATGGCTTGGCAGTCTTCTGGAAAGCACAGAGAGGCTGTATGGAACCTTGGTGGTGGTGCTGGGGGACCCAGGGTGACTGGGAAGGGGGGTGAGGATGGCAGGAATTTGGGGATATTTCTTAAACTGTAACTTCCCCATGGGTTATTTTGTAAACCCAACCACTTCCCCAAAGTGATCTCCAGCCACACCCACAGAACCCTTGAGCTGCATTTTTGGACATGATCATTAGCATAACAATAATACTTACTAGCCACGGAGCGCACACCAGTACTAAGGGTCTGGGACTGGGCCAGGCCCCCAGAAAACCTTCTACAGTCGGGGTAGTCACTGGCTTCTACAGAGGCACCCAGCCCCCGGtcatctgcccaaggtcacctagcaAGTGCCCTTCCTGTGTTCTCCCTCTAACGGGAACTTCTGTAACCATGGAAACCCTTTTTCTGCCCAGGAgcgtgggggaggggggtgtcaCCCTGAGGAGGACGACCCCTGGGCTCTGTCTCCACGTCTCcactcacctgctgtgtgcaAAGTGCACGGCGGGCCACCACGTGTAGGCCGAAGAGCcaacccctgccctgcctgccccctgccccccgttCCACCAGGCTTACCTCCGCCAGCAAGAGCGCTTCCCCATTTCTGAGATGAGAAAGCAGGGCTGTGGCTGCCTTCAGCTGACCTCGATTGTGCAACTTCTCAGAGCAGACCCAGCCCAGACTCTGGGGCTCAGGGGCCAAGAGCTCTCACACCTGCCACCCACCCCAGCGCTGAGCAGCAATAACTAAGGCCCAGGCTGGGAGGACGCCTTTGGACACCCCGAAGCTTCCCAGAGGCAGTTTCGCTAGGCTGGGTCCAAAGGGGAGGCCAGTCCTAGATCAGGAACAGCAGGGTCAAAGGCTgccttgggggtggggatgggccaGAGATCCTGCACAGAGGAGGAGGTTCTGCCTCAGAGGGACTGGGGGTCAAGGAAGGCTcccgaactcctgggctgggCCCAGGGTTGGGGGGCTGCAGTGGGTGACACAGCCCCACCCTGACCTTTCCCAGCCCCAGAGCTGCCAGTGCTCAAGGCCACTGTGGACTTCGTTATTTGGTGTTTGgggttgttttgtattttctcttattGTTCACACTTCAGACCTCCCAAAACCTGGACCCCGCCTCCTGAGGGTAGAATAATGGGTGCCAGCAGGGACACGGTGGGACGGTGGGacggagggaggaggaggagctggggccgTGGCCCCCAGAGTTGGACTCAGTCATGATGGGGGTGGCTTTCAGGGGCAAGGGGCAGAGCGGCCAGAGGGGTGCACATTGCAAGTCTTGGGAGTCCTGCTACCAGCTCCAGGGGGTGAGAAGTTGGCATCAGCTGGCCTGGCTGGGGTGAACGGGGTGGATGGAGGTTGCCCAGCACCCAAAAGGGGAAGCAGCCAGGCCCCTGGGCCACGGGTggctgggagaggctgaggctcCCAGTGGAGGAGTTGAGTGTCACCAGCCATCCTGAGGTCATCTTGTTCAGCCTCCAGGGCCGGTACTGGGCACAGGCACCACCCAGCTTCCCAGCCTCTGGCCGGAGAGACAGAacagggccccccccccccgcaggggCCAGTGTTGGAATTGCCCACTCCATAGTCTCCCGTTGGGCCTGGTTTGGCGGGACAGCCCTTCTCTCTGCCCACCACATGCCAGGCAACTGAGGATTCAGCAAAGAAGGGTACTGAAGCCTGTCAGGTGCTCACCTTTTGGTGGGGCAGACAGAGCAGAGGAGTTGGGGTACAGCTTTGAACAGGGGTGACAAGCATCCCTCCCTccggcagagggagcagcaggtgTGGGGCCCTGAGGctagggagggggtgggggtagagGTCATTGATGGCAAAATGGGCTCACTGGAGTAGTCACCTGGCACACGTGGGGACTCACTGCATTCTCACAAGATCCTTGcctagtaacttgcccaaggtcgcccAGCAAGCAAGAAGTGGGAccgaggccgggtgcggtggtcacacctataatcctagcactctgggaggccgaggggggaggatagctcgaggtcaggagttcgagaccagccagagcaagagcgagaccccgtctctactaaaaaaatagaaattatctggacaactaaaaatatatatagaaaaaattagccaggcatggtggcgcgtgccagtaagtcccagctactcgggagcctgaggcagaaggatcgcttgagcccaggagttgaggttgctgtgagctaggctgatgcgagctaggctgatgccatggcactctagcccaggcaacagagtgagactctgtctcaagaaaaagaaaaggcggtggggggggggggttggcgagtggggcggggaggggccggggaggtCTGAGGCAGGGCAGAGGTAGCCGGGTGAGAGGTAAGGAACAGTGGGGCCCCTCGGCCCCCATCGCCCCGCCCACCCAGGCCGGCTGGACTCTGCGGGGGCGTGGCCGCGTCCCGGTTTCGCGTGCGCTGCGTGGGACGCCCGAGGAGGACCTGGCTGTTCGGGGGACACAGCACAGGGGCTGCACCGTGGACGTGCAGGTCACGCGCTGGAGGCCAATGGAGGGGAGCCGCCTGCAGCGGGGCGGGTGGCAGTCCACGACCTGTGGGCACCTGCGACAGGTGTGCCTCCATAGGCGGGGCAGGCATGGTGACTTGGACGCGAGGAAGGAGCTGGGACTGTGCTTCCCAGGGCCCCCGTGCTGTGCAGGTGCCAGGGTGATGGCTCCTGCCGCCATCTCGGGTTAATGCAGTCTGCGGAAACTTGAGTTTTGTGTTGCTTTGGGAATTCCGCCTGTGTGCAGCTATCTTTTCCACACTGCCCTAGCCCGTGTGCTCCAAATGCACCTATTTGGCACCCACTGTGAGTGCCTGTTTTGCTAAGGGGACAGCGGCCGCCGGGATgcccagggaggggcccaggctgaGGGGAAGCCAAGGGTGGGGCAGCGCCCCAAGTGCCACACGCCAGGCTGCAGTGAGGGTGCAGAGTGGGCCACTGCAGGCCGAGGCCCTGCCTCTAGACTCGGGAtcccctcccagggcctgggggctgcCAGCATGGAGGGACCTCAGGTGCTCTCTGGCATTTTATAGGGGTTTCGCAAGACAGCTGGCAGGGTTAAAGCTTGCAAAGAACTTGCGTGTCTATTAAGAACAGATTTATTTCAGGGAGAAGTGGGAGAGGAGGATGGAGCAAGGCACACCCACCCGCTCAGCCTGCCAATCACTCTCACCTGGCAGCCCGAGGCAGCCCGGGACACCCGCAGGAGCAGGTCCCTGGAAGGTCCCTGGAAGAGGTGGCAGGCGGGCACTGTTGGTCCCATCAGACACGCACCCAAAAGCCAGGACAGGAAAGACCTGCGGCTAACTGGGGTCCCCAGCACCCCACCTGGAGCAGTGAAGGGGGCACCCAGCCCCAAGTGCCACCCTCCCCGCTGCTCTGGTCTTTCCTGGCAATTAGGAAAGGGGGCTCCCAGGCCGGAACACTGTCCACGGAGGGCACTCTTTTCTTCACTTACTTGTCAAGAAGCACCAGCATTTGGGCCATGAAAGTTataaagttcctttttttttttttgagatagggtcttgctctgtcacctaggctggagcagaggcgtcatcatagctcacagcagcctcaaactcctgagctcagccttccaagtagctgggactagaggctcgcgccaccattcccagctaaatttttctattttttgagaagACAGGGTCTcgatgttacccaggctggtctcaaactcctggcctcaagtcatcctcccacctcaacctcccaaagcactaggattacaggcgtgagccactgcacctggcacaaAACTACCTTTTTTAATCTTGCAAAGCTTAGATCATGAAGACTAGGAATACATGCAGTCCAAGGTTTTTTCCACACTTTGGTGGCAGATGCTCATTTTTTACCAGATGCAGTTCTTTCATTCAGACTAAGATgaggccgggtacggtggctcacgcctgtaatcctagcactctgggaggctgaggcgggtggattgtttgagctcaggagttcgagaccagcctgagcaagagcgagacccccctctgtactaaaattagaaagaaattatctggacagctaaatatatatatatatatagaaaaaattagctgggcatggtggcgcatgcctgcagtcccagctactcgggaggctgaggcaggaggattgcttgagcccaggagtttgaggttgctgtgagctaggctgacaccacggcactctagccagggcaacagagtgagactctgtctcacaacaaacaaacaaacaaaaaaccagactAAGATGAAAACCGTTTAGTCCAAAGGAAAGCGTGTGTGGAGTAACGTGTCCGCAGATGTTTTAGGGGAGGAGAAACAGGAAGTCAGGGCAGCGGCTTGGTGGAggctgagaggaggaggagggcagggcagatgCCAGCAGACTCTCCGGGCGCCTTGCGCAAAGCTCCCGGGGTGGGGAAGCAGCCGCCTGCTCGGGAAGGTCTGGGGGTGGCAGGTGGACCTCAGTGCTCTGCAGACCTACGAGGGGAGCCGACGGCCCTTCCGTGGATTCTGTGATGTGGGGGTGGGCCCAAGCACTGCGTGGGTGACAGTGGGACCTCAGAGCAGCAGGGCACGGGGGCGGGGCGCAGACGGAAATGGACCTGCAAGTAATCACAGCACAGTCCCTCATGTCAAACTGCTTTATTACATCTTAAATAACAGTACAGTTTAATATAGTATCTATCTTGCATCCAGCTTCCTTGCAGTACActgactttaaaattaaatacaaaaggtGAAAAGGGTAAGGGTGCAGAGAGCTCTACAGAGGTGTTGGTGGAAGGAGAAAGGGTTtcgtttttattctctttgccagATCCAGGCCTACCGCACGGTCACAGCACAGTTTTGTATAGTGTCGCAGAACAGGATGGAGAAGCCACTACTGCTGCTAtgagggcgggggggggggtccaCAGAACGCTGCTGTCCACACGCTGCTGCTGGACGCTGGACGGGAAGTGGAACCAGGACAATCTGCACGTGGCAAAACGACCTGCCTCAGATCCGAGGCTCGTTctgtggggagaggccaggggacTGGTGGGGGGAGGGCGGCCCTcggccctgctccctccccaccctcagaaTCCAACAGCAACCGTTTGCAACaggactggttttttttttttaaagaaataaagaaaacagtgacTTATCCCGCTACTCAAGCGTGTAGAGCTGCTTACTGTACTGCTTCCGATATGTGTGCAGAGCAGCAACAAGAAGTGGATAGAGCTGCAATGGTTACACTTTAAGAggttatttcttaaaagaaaaagaacatctaAGGACTGAGTCCTAtatgcacttttgagcatttctacAGCATGCGAATCTAAGAGTAAACCCACCCAATATGGCAAAcaatcaaatttttttaaaatttaacttagaAAGTCTGAGatcattattttcaaaacattgaTTTGTACATTGTTTCATACACAAATAACCGACTGACTATCCGAGCACAGGACAGGCATCTCTCTTAAAACAGGTTCCTGATAGTTGGGGGCAGGGCGGGTAGTGTCAGGCTGTCATGAACTTCCCTCCAACTGCACGAGGAAACCCCAGGTGAGATGAAAACTAACTGAGAAGGCAGAGAGGCTGGGCGGGAGGGAAGTGGGTGCGGGTCTGAGTTCGCTGTTCAGAACAGGTGAGGGCTCTCTGATCACACAGCATGTGCTTGGTCACGTCCCTTCTCAACACGTTCTTTGCTGTgccatgtttgtgtgtgtgacaaTCATCGCGACatagacagaaaatgaaaaaaaacaaaaaaaaacccagggaCTGAATTTACATGAGTGACAATGTCAGAGAGGCTGCCCTAGACTCTGGTTCTGTTTCACTACGAACataaaggaatatatttaaaaaaggaaatacgaATGCTTCCAAAATCCCATCACAAACGACTTGAAATTTAGGGACTATTACAAGATAAAGTCCTCGACTTGTTTTGCGTGAATGTCACCCACAGGATCACTGGTCTAAACTTCAGATAAGCTAGCGGAGAGGTTACCTTCTGGTTAACATGTTTATTATAGTATTTCCTCTTAAAATTCTttcaagacaaaaaagaaaacgaAGACGATGGCCCCGGAAGGAATGCACAATTTGTTTTAGTTTACAGCACAGAGATCCTTCTCTTAACGGGAATTGTGCTCTTGGTTTCAGCAATAAGTGAAGGAAAAGATCTTGCCCTTTTGAAGTTCGGAGGGGGTGCAGGGTCCACGTTAGTGCGGCTGGATGGGTGCGCTCTCACGGCAACGTCAAGGGTGGAATGGTCTTCCAGTCTCCGCAGCGTCCACATGCTGCTGCAGACAGGTTTAGATAAATGCAAGAAGAAACAACATCTAAATGCGGATGGACAGTTGCTGTCACTGCTCTTGTCACTGCCGCACCAGCCTCTGCAGCTGAGGGCACCTGGCTTCCGACTCCGTGACTGTCGGCCTTTACCGCGTCAGCCCCCCTAGTGCCACCACCACGAACCCCGACTCCATGCTGCCGTGGGAAACACACAGCTCCACTCGGGGGCACGTGGGGTCCTTACCTCCTGGTGTTAGTTCCAGATCTTCAGGAAGCTGTCCCAGGACCCTGTCGCCACAGCCATGCCGTCGTCAGTCACTCCCAGGCAGCTGACGCGGTTGTCGTGTCCAGCCAAGACACCTGGGCACAATCACAGCACAGTCACTCTGCAGCCCAGAGGGGCCTCACCCCTCCGTGACCCCGAGACAGGGCAGGGTGGCTCCTCTCTGAAGGGACGAGACCCGGGACCCTCCCGGGCAGGAAGGGGAGGCGGCGTGCTGGCTGGCGCGTGGACGCTGGGCGGAAGCGCACGGCTGACCCTGCCAAGGGGCAGAGACCCACACGCTGCTTCCCTGGAGGCGGCCCACAGCACGGGAAGCGCACAGACGCTCAGGAGCCTGTTCTTAGGTCGGCTTAAAGGTAAGTtgatttgaaaagagaaaaaaaaggcagTAGGATGACATGAAGAATCCCTCATtcaaaggcacacacacacacgtaacaCTGAGAGCCTCTTGCGCTGACTTCTCAGCACTCACTTAAGAAgcttaaaaaatgaagcaaaaaccaCCATCAAAAAGTATCAGAACCACCCCAATCTCAAAGCAACAATACACCATGAGAATGTGTGGGTGTGGGCTGCCTCCCGTGGCCCGTGACCACCAGCGCCTGCCGGAGAAGGCTCAGCAGCTGAGCGACCACCGGGGCCGGCACCCAGGCACCCCGGCACCGAGCGGAGCCTCCTGTGGACGCTGCACGGTCCTGGTGGGGACGGCTCCCAGGGCCAGAACGAGCCACTTGCTCCCACAGGGATCCACAGGCTCGTGTCAGACGAGCTCTGCCACCTGCACAGCACCGGGGCACAGCGGGGCACAGGCCCCGGGTGTCCTCTGCGAAGGCTGGGCTGGCTGCCCGGCCCTCAGCGGCACAGGGACTGAGGGACTTGCTCAGAAACAGCTCCGACTGGGCCCACTCAGGCCGGGGAGAAAAAGGGAGACGTTTGCCCAAGAGGTGGGAGCAGCACCCACCCAGAAGCAGGAAGCCACGGTGAGGCCGCGAGGCCCGGAGCCCcgctcccttcctccaccccgaCGCGCTGAGATGGACAAAGTTGAAAGATTCCAAAAGTGTCACCATTTTCCAATTCAAATGCCCAAATGTCCACTTTTAATAGGAAAGTTCTCACCTTTTCTATAATTTGTGCTTTCATATACTTGATAATAACACACTAGCTCTTGATACACAAAATTCCGGCTATAAACTGAACTGAACGGTCCCTGGGACACCCCTGTCCCACCTGTGCTCAACGGGCTCCCTCACTTTGCCCCTTGGCCTCGGAGGACTGAGCGGCTGGGTCGTCTCCTGCCCACGGTGCCTCCCACGTCCCCCTCACAGCGCGTGGGCAGAGCTGCCGGGGCCCCACGGAGTCCACTCGCCTGAAGGGCCAGAGCTGGGACAGCCGGCCGGTGACCCTCACTTCTGCCGCGCCACACCACAGCCTGCCCGCCAGAAGCTACGACACGGCAGCTGGCGCACGTCAGGCCCACCCTACGATGCTACCTGAGCACCCAGGAGACACGGAAAGGCCCCCCAGCCACCTACCTGCCCTGTCAGCTTTGAGCGCGTCCCAGACGTTGCAGTTGAAGTCGTCGTACCCAGCGAGGAGGAGGCGCCCGCTCTTGGAGAAGGAGACGGAGGTGATCCCGCAGATGATGTTGTCATGGGAGTAAGTCATGAGCTCCTGGTCTGCACGAAGGTCGAACAGCCTGCAGGTGGCATCATCCGAGCCGGTGGCAAACGCGTTACCATTTGGAAAGAACTGGAAAGAGAGAGGCATGTGACTGCTCGAGAAGAAACACTGCAGACGGGCTGCCCAACGGCAGGGCTGCCCAACGGCCGGCACAGATCAGCGAGAGCAGGGACCCACCCGGGACCGGACGGGCCTTGCGCTGGGGACGCTCACGACACTGTGGCCTGACCCTGCGGTCGACATCTCCAGTGAAGAGATTTTATTCCAACAGGACAGTGGGGACGTGCCGTCACTGACCAGCGTGTGTCTCTGGCTGCCGGCGGGCAGGGCTAGTCTCATGGTGAGGAGAGTTGACCACCGGTCAGCAGCGCAGCAGCGCTCTGCCCCCATGGCCAGACACGCGCCCCTTCCATCGCGAGGCGGGGGCTGAACACCGCCTGCCCTCCGGGTGCGAGAGCCGAGGGAGGCATCTTGGGCCGGCTGCACCCTGACCTGGCGTGGTGGCCTGTGTGAGTTTACTGTCTCCAGCTAGAGGTAAGCTCCAATGACTGGTCACCCCGAGGGGTGGGACAGGGCCGGGCACACACGGACACCTCATGGGCATCTGTGAGACCAGGGGGCAGCACAGAGCCAGCTGGCTGCTGAAGGTCACAGCAGATCCCAGTGCGGTTTTCTGTGTACCCGTCTGTAAATCAGATTGTATTTGCACGCAGAGAAGAGGGAGGACATCTAATCCGGAAACCAGTGTGACACTTAGCAATGTAAACCACTCGCAGCGCCGGTGGAGCCCCGCCCCGCGCCTTCCCCCAGCTCACACAGATGGCGTTGATGTCAGACTCGTGGCCGGTGAAGGTCTGCCGGCACATCCCTTCTCGCACGTCCCAGAGTTTGGCTGAAGCATCGCAAGCACCAGAGACAAACAGCCTGGCGTCGGGAGCGAGAGAAAGGCTCATGACGTCTCCAGTGTGTCCCGTGAACGTGGTCGTCTGCTGGCCGGTCTCGATGTCCCACAGGGCACTGGAGCAAAGGACAACGGGCGTCAGCCTCACGCTCTCCCACTGGTCCCGAGACaaactgtcccccaaaccacctaGGACCACAGTAAACCTCTGCACTCTGacttaagaaatttaattttttaacaaacaaatttaaattttgtaatgTGACTTTCACTGGAAGCGAAACAAggcaaacaaaaaccacacagATGACACACGGGCCGGCTCCAGAGTGACTGGGACCCCATGGCCACTGACGGCAGCACAGGGGCCTGGTGTGACTGTCACAGCAGAGACACTGGAGGCTGCGCTGCACACCTGGGGTCACAGAGGGGCTTTGGGAGGGGCAGCAAGGAGCTCCTGGAAGGCCCTGGCCAGTGGGGCAGACTCCATGCCCTGTGGGGTCTCACGgtgccagccccctccccctcccccctcccagggGTCTGAGCAAAGGCATCAGACAGCAATGCCAGGTGAACAAATGGCTCAGAGCAAACCTGAGGTCCTAATGCCCTTTCTTGGGGTCACAAATAGGAGACCAGATAAGTTCTTAACTGCCACGCGTGGTACTCCATCGCGTTTCTGCGTAACGGGCTGTGCGAAGCAGAGACCTGGACAGCGCCCTGCCCGCAGCCTGGCTGTGTGAGGCAGGCTCTGAAGCCACCGGCCCAGCTGTGGTTCCTGCGCTTCACCCCCCAGAACTGGAAACCGCCGCTCCTGTAAGCCTCAGCGGGGAGCCGGGCTGGGCGGGAGGCGCAAACCCAGTCAGCTGATTTTAACATAAGCTGCACAGGGTGTCTCCTCTCTAGGGCCTGAGGGACGCAGAGAGGACGTAAAAAAGTCTGAGAAAAACGATTAATGAatgaaagtgctttaaaaatatcttctaataaaaaatttctagGCTGTCTTCCCAAGATTGACAGCCTAGACTATAAATCTTCTATAAACATCTTACA
Protein-coding sequences here:
- the GNB1 gene encoding guanine nucleotide-binding protein G(I)/G(S)/G(T) subunit beta-1, with translation MSELDQLRQEAEQLKNQIRDARKACADATLSQITNNIDPVGRIQMRTRRTLRGHLAKIYAMHWGTDSRLLVSASQDGKLIIWDSYTTNKVHAIPLRSSWVMTCAYAPSGNYVACGGLDNICSIYNLKTREGNVRVSRELAGHTGYLSCCRFLDDNQIVTSSGDTTCALWDIETGQQTTTFTGHTGDVMSLSLAPDARLFVSGACDASAKLWDVREGMCRQTFTGHESDINAICFFPNGNAFATGSDDATCRLFDLRADQELMTYSHDNIICGITSVSFSKSGRLLLAGYDDFNCNVWDALKADRAGVLAGHDNRVSCLGVTDDGMAVATGSWDSFLKIWN